One Nostoc punctiforme PCC 73102 DNA window includes the following coding sequences:
- a CDS encoding tetratricopeptide repeat protein, giving the protein MQTLHLDLKPVDDNYVELRYFVDNPNQYEKRSLCLTEIADLIKLAERDYYVSFFPEDYTVTGRRLYNWLDGSDRWLQPLLDKYRREGIVLAIATSEKLAHLPWEVLHDGNGFLVQRVPAIVPVRWVSDSTVKKLTIDGEAENRALQVLFMATSPLNVEPVLDFEGEEARILEATKRQPLALTVEESGCLSELGYLVDGYGKDYFDVLHLTGHATFQDGQPRFITETATGEAFYASAGDIAQELQFQLPKLIFLSGCRTGQAGNSGSVPSMAEELLKSGAKAVLGWGQKVLDADATAAAAALYEELSAGKQIAEAVACTYQALIKNNAWDWHLLRLYAAGNLPSSLVTPRGKPGRKPAPPLSVSTQFLDAAGKVKVPTRESFVGRRRQLQSCLRVLSQSTDEVGVLIHGMGGLGKSSLAARLCDRLPNFERVVWVGRIDEASLVSRLAEKLDDNEQRKSLQNYDEELRFRLRRVFQDLHEQAKPFLLVLDDFEVNLETSPPTPLRGGEGSPVPPFPSREGGLGGLGRLQTEAAEVMKALVWAIKENYTSHRIIITCRYDFEFTLLQYFHKQPLDALQGADLQKKFNRLTAFSAKSQVDEALKSQAQKLADGNPRLLEWLDKILQNTTVDVAAILNRLAADPVELREQVLAEALLQQMDSTMREMLARGLVFELPIPREALAAVCDTIPNLEDYISRAVALGLLEVSHDEALRVPRILPVQLPEDGEALHKQAAEVLYRLWWEEVKTEIEEQRLEIHRLAFRGKVNKITVEIAGKLARSWKSQSRFREAVQLCKSTLELAEDYLVLHELARSEQELGDVNKAQTHYQQALDNCPAEDEEEKAAIIHNLGILKANSGEIEEAIALYQQSLAITEQIGNVQTQAATLHCLGILKANSGEIEEAIALYQQSLAITEQIGDVQGKAATLHCLGMLKANRGEIEEAIALYQQSLAIEEQIGNVQGQAATLHEMGVLKANRGEIEEAIALYQQSLAITEQIDHVQTQAATLHEMGVLKANRGEIEEAIALYQQSLAIEEQIGNVQGQAATLHEMGVLKANRGEIEEAIALYQQSLAIKEQIGDVQGQAATLHEMGVLKANRGEIEEAIALYQQSLAIKEQIGDVKTQAATFHQLGILKADSGEIEEAIALYQQSLAITEQIGNVQTQAATLHCLGILKANSGEIEEAIALYQQSLAITEQIGDVQTQAMTLWWLGHIAEQQGNYNQALDYLQPALEILQRIQSPDAEEVRQMVARCKI; this is encoded by the coding sequence GTGCAAACGCTCCACCTCGACCTTAAGCCAGTTGATGATAATTACGTAGAGTTACGTTACTTTGTTGATAATCCTAACCAGTATGAGAAGCGATCGCTCTGTTTAACAGAAATCGCCGACTTGATTAAGTTGGCTGAGAGAGATTATTACGTTTCGTTTTTCCCAGAGGATTATACGGTAACTGGGCGGCGGTTGTATAACTGGTTGGATGGGAGCGATCGCTGGCTACAACCCTTGCTAGATAAGTATCGGCGGGAGGGGATTGTGTTAGCGATCGCTACATCTGAAAAACTTGCTCATCTGCCTTGGGAAGTGTTGCACGATGGCAATGGTTTTTTAGTGCAGCGTGTCCCGGCTATTGTTCCGGTGCGGTGGGTATCGGATAGCACGGTAAAAAAATTGACCATTGACGGGGAAGCAGAAAACCGGGCGCTGCAAGTTTTGTTTATGGCGACTTCGCCGTTGAATGTCGAGCCTGTGCTGGATTTTGAGGGGGAGGAAGCACGGATTTTGGAGGCGACAAAGCGGCAACCTTTAGCGCTGACGGTGGAAGAAAGCGGCTGTTTGTCGGAGTTGGGTTATTTAGTCGATGGTTACGGCAAAGATTATTTTGATGTTTTACACCTGACGGGTCATGCTACTTTTCAAGATGGGCAACCGCGCTTTATTACAGAAACCGCAACAGGTGAAGCTTTCTATGCGAGTGCTGGGGATATTGCCCAAGAATTACAATTTCAACTGCCTAAACTCATTTTCCTCTCTGGTTGTCGCACTGGGCAAGCTGGCAATTCGGGATCTGTGCCGTCAATGGCAGAAGAGTTGCTCAAATCAGGAGCAAAAGCGGTTTTGGGTTGGGGTCAAAAGGTTTTAGATGCCGATGCGACAGCCGCAGCAGCCGCATTATATGAGGAATTATCAGCCGGAAAGCAGATCGCTGAGGCTGTGGCTTGTACTTATCAAGCATTAATTAAGAACAACGCGTGGGATTGGCATTTGTTGCGGCTGTATGCAGCAGGTAATTTACCAAGTTCATTAGTCACACCCAGAGGAAAACCTGGACGGAAACCAGCACCACCGCTTTCTGTTTCTACCCAGTTTTTAGATGCCGCAGGTAAAGTCAAAGTCCCGACGCGGGAAAGTTTTGTTGGTCGTCGCCGCCAATTGCAAAGTTGTTTGCGAGTGCTGAGTCAATCAACCGATGAGGTTGGGGTGTTGATTCATGGCATGGGCGGTTTGGGTAAAAGTAGTTTAGCAGCTAGGCTGTGCGACAGACTGCCGAATTTTGAGCGTGTTGTCTGGGTGGGAAGAATCGATGAAGCGAGTTTGGTGAGTCGTTTGGCGGAAAAGTTGGATGACAACGAACAACGCAAAAGCCTACAAAATTATGATGAAGAATTGAGATTTCGGCTGCGGCGAGTTTTCCAGGATTTGCATGAGCAAGCAAAGCCGTTTTTGTTGGTGCTGGATGACTTTGAAGTGAATTTAGAGACCTCTCCCCCAACCCCTCTCCGAGGCGGAGAGGGGAGTCCAGTTCCCCCCTTCCCTAGCAGGGAAGGGGGGTTAGGGGGGTTAGGTCGCTTGCAAACGGAAGCAGCAGAGGTAATGAAGGCTTTAGTTTGGGCAATTAAAGAAAATTACACTTCCCATCGCATCATTATTACTTGCCGTTACGATTTTGAATTTACTCTGTTGCAGTATTTCCACAAGCAGCCGTTGGATGCACTGCAAGGTGCAGATTTGCAAAAAAAGTTTAATCGCCTCACAGCCTTTAGTGCTAAATCTCAGGTGGATGAGGCGTTAAAATCGCAGGCGCAGAAGTTGGCGGATGGTAATCCCCGCTTGCTGGAATGGTTGGATAAGATTCTGCAAAATACAACTGTTGATGTGGCAGCAATTTTGAATCGGTTGGCAGCAGATCCGGTGGAGTTGCGAGAGCAAGTTTTGGCAGAGGCGCTGCTGCAACAGATGGATTCAACTATGCGGGAGATGTTGGCGCGGGGTTTGGTGTTTGAGTTGCCAATACCAAGGGAAGCTTTAGCCGCAGTTTGTGACACTATCCCCAATTTGGAAGATTATATTAGTCGGGCGGTGGCGTTGGGGCTGTTGGAAGTGAGTCATGATGAGGCGTTACGAGTGCCGCGCATTTTGCCAGTGCAGTTACCAGAAGATGGGGAAGCTTTGCATAAGCAGGCGGCTGAGGTGCTGTATCGTCTGTGGTGGGAAGAGGTGAAAACAGAAATTGAGGAACAACGCTTAGAAATTCATCGGTTGGCGTTCCGAGGAAAGGTAAACAAGATTACTGTAGAAATTGCAGGGAAACTTGCAAGAAGTTGGAAAAGTCAAAGCCGATTTCGAGAAGCTGTTCAATTATGCAAATCAACTTTAGAACTTGCTGAAGATTATTTAGTCTTACACGAGTTAGCTCGCTCTGAACAAGAATTAGGTGATGTAAATAAAGCTCAAACGCATTATCAACAAGCGTTAGATAACTGTCCAGCAGAAGACGAAGAAGAAAAAGCAGCAATTATTCACAACTTGGGAATACTCAAAGCCAATAGCGGAGAAATAGAAGAAGCGATCGCCCTTTATCAACAATCCCTCGCTATCACTGAACAAATCGGCAATGTCCAAACTCAGGCGGCGACGTTGCACTGTTTGGGAATACTCAAAGCCAATAGCGGAGAAATAGAAGAAGCGATCGCCCTTTATCAACAATCCCTCGCTATCACTGAACAAATCGGCGATGTCCAAGGTAAGGCGGCGACGTTGCACTGTTTGGGAATGCTCAAAGCCAATAGGGGAGAAATAGAAGAAGCGATCGCCCTTTATCAACAATCCCTTGCTATCGAAGAACAAATCGGCAATGTCCAAGGTCAGGCGGCGACGTTGCACGAAATGGGAGTACTCAAAGCCAATAGGGGAGAAATAGAAGAAGCGATCGCCCTTTATCAACAATCCCTCGCTATCACTGAACAAATCGACCATGTCCAAACTCAGGCGGCGACGTTGCACGAAATGGGAGTACTCAAAGCCAATAGGGGAGAAATAGAAGAAGCGATCGCCCTTTATCAACAATCCCTTGCTATCGAAGAACAAATCGGCAATGTCCAAGGTCAGGCGGCGACGTTGCACGAAATGGGAGTACTCAAAGCCAATAGGGGAGAAATAGAAGAAGCGATCGCCCTTTATCAACAATCCCTCGCTATCAAAGAACAAATCGGCGATGTCCAAGGTCAGGCGGCGACGTTGCACGAAATGGGAGTACTCAAAGCCAATAGGGGAGAAATAGAAGAAGCGATCGCCCTTTATCAACAATCCCTCGCTATCAAAGAACAAATCGGCGATGTCAAAACTCAGGCGGCGACGTTTCACCAACTGGGAATACTCAAAGCCGATAGCGGAGAAATAGAAGAAGCGATCGCCCTTTATCAACAATCCCTCGCTATCACTGAACAAATCGGCAATGTCCAAACTCAGGCGGCGACGTTGCACTGTTTGGGAATACTCAAAGCCAATAGCGGAGAAATAGAAGAAGCGATCGCCCTTTATCAACAATCCCTCGCTATCACTGAACAAATCGGCGATGTCCAAACTCAGGCTATGACTTTGTGGTGGTTAGGACATATAGCAGAACAACAGGGAAATTATAATCAAGCACTAGATTATTTGCAGCCAGCCTTGGAGATATTGCAGCGTATCCAATCTCCTGATGCTGAGGAAGTTAGGCAAATGGTAGCGAGGTGCAAGATTTAA
- a CDS encoding pirin family protein, translating into MSQNTITHLIHDRNARGHAKMGWLDSYHTFSFGSFYDPNRMGFRSLRVINDDRIAPGAGFPTHSHRDMEILTYVLEGAVEHKDSLGTGSVIRPGDAQIMSAGTGISHSEFNPSPTEPLHLLQIWILPDREGITPRYEQKAFPLEEKRGKLRLIASKDGRDGAVTIHQDVELYTSVLESGDVVNYQVKSDRYAWLQVAQGIVDLNGEELRAGDGVQINGEEQLEISTNIGGEILLFDLG; encoded by the coding sequence ATGTCTCAAAATACAATTACCCACTTAATTCACGATCGCAATGCCCGTGGTCACGCGAAAATGGGCTGGCTCGATAGCTATCACACATTTTCTTTCGGTAGTTTTTACGATCCCAACCGTATGGGATTTCGCTCTCTGCGCGTGATTAACGACGATCGCATCGCTCCCGGTGCAGGATTCCCTACCCACAGTCATCGTGACATGGAAATCCTCACTTATGTGTTAGAAGGTGCTGTAGAGCATAAAGACAGCTTGGGGACTGGTTCGGTAATTCGCCCCGGTGATGCCCAAATTATGAGTGCTGGAACTGGAATCAGCCACAGCGAATTTAATCCTTCACCAACTGAACCACTGCACTTACTGCAAATCTGGATTCTTCCCGATCGAGAAGGAATAACGCCAAGATACGAACAAAAAGCTTTTCCTCTCGAAGAAAAGCGCGGTAAACTCCGCTTAATTGCCTCTAAAGATGGGCGCGATGGTGCTGTAACAATTCACCAAGATGTTGAGCTATATACATCTGTTTTAGAGTCAGGTGATGTTGTTAATTATCAAGTCAAAAGCGATCGCTATGCCTGGTTACAAGTAGCCCAAGGTATAGTCGATTTAAATGGAGAAGAACTCAGAGCCGGCGATGGTGTGCAAATCAATGGCGAAGAACAGCTAGAAATTAGCACCAACATCGGCGGCGAAATCTTGCTTTTCGATTTAGGCTAA
- the dps gene encoding DNA starvation/stationary phase protection protein Dps yields the protein MSDNSIASRLYPTRIDIPAKARVQIVVLLNQTLAATSDLKTQAKQAHWNVKGTDFYQLHLLFDELAGELEGYIDLVAERVTALGGYAFGTARAAASNSILPEYPLDILDGKDHVTALADRFALYAKHIREAIAKTDELDDLDTADLYTEISRTIDKRLWFLEAHLQIAEIKEENGNAGTTKTQKIPAAVK from the coding sequence ATGAGCGACAACAGCATTGCATCACGTCTTTACCCTACCCGTATTGACATTCCCGCCAAAGCGAGAGTTCAAATCGTGGTACTTCTCAACCAAACCTTAGCAGCTACTTCGGATTTAAAAACCCAAGCAAAGCAAGCGCATTGGAATGTTAAAGGAACTGACTTCTATCAGCTACATCTATTATTTGATGAACTTGCTGGGGAATTGGAAGGATACATCGATTTAGTAGCTGAACGCGTCACAGCTTTAGGCGGATACGCTTTCGGAACAGCCCGCGCCGCAGCTAGTAATTCAATTCTGCCAGAATATCCCTTAGATATTTTGGATGGTAAAGATCATGTGACAGCCTTAGCAGATCGCTTTGCACTCTATGCGAAACATATTAGAGAAGCGATCGCAAAAACTGATGAATTAGACGACCTCGATACTGCCGATCTTTACACCGAAATTTCTCGTACCATTGACAAACGACTCTGGTTCTTAGAAGCTCATCTACAAATAGCAGAAATCAAAGAAGAGAATGGTAACGCTGGTACTACTAAAACTCAAAAGATTCCTGCTGCTGTAAAATAA
- a CDS encoding aldo/keto reductase codes for MRYKLLGKSGLRVSELSLGTMTFGEDWGWGASVDESRKIFDTYTEAGGNFIDTANGYTDGSSEKIVGELIAKERERFVVATKYSFPLQMNNKKGDPNASGNHRKNLIQSLEGSLKRLNTDYIDLFWLHAWDFTTPIEEVLRSLDDVVRQGKVLYIGISDAPAWIVSQANTIAQFQGWTQFVALQIEYSLIQRTPERDLLPMAKAFDLAVTPWSPLGGGVLTGKYNQPPQAGDEQGRLTNAALGSISERNLAIAQVVSEVAAEIGHTPSQVALAWLLAQSGVIIPIIGARKLTQFQDNLASIEVSLSPEHLQRLDEISKIELGFPHDFLQNDVIRDRLFGGTFNTIENHHI; via the coding sequence ATGAGATACAAACTCTTAGGCAAAAGCGGATTAAGAGTCTCTGAACTCTCCTTGGGAACCATGACCTTTGGTGAAGATTGGGGTTGGGGTGCATCTGTTGACGAAAGTCGTAAAATCTTTGATACATATACAGAAGCAGGGGGAAATTTCATTGATACCGCCAACGGTTATACCGATGGTAGTAGTGAAAAAATTGTTGGTGAGTTAATCGCAAAAGAACGAGAACGCTTTGTAGTTGCGACAAAATATTCCTTTCCCTTGCAGATGAATAACAAAAAGGGCGACCCTAACGCCAGTGGAAACCATCGCAAGAATTTAATTCAGTCTTTGGAAGGTAGCCTGAAACGGCTGAACACCGATTACATTGATTTATTTTGGTTACACGCTTGGGATTTTACAACACCTATTGAAGAAGTCTTGCGATCGCTTGATGATGTAGTCCGTCAAGGTAAAGTACTTTACATTGGCATTTCTGACGCACCCGCTTGGATCGTTTCTCAAGCAAATACCATTGCACAGTTCCAAGGATGGACGCAGTTTGTCGCGCTGCAAATTGAGTATAGTTTAATTCAGCGAACACCAGAGCGTGATTTGCTACCGATGGCTAAAGCTTTTGATTTGGCGGTGACACCTTGGTCGCCCTTGGGTGGTGGTGTGCTAACAGGTAAATATAATCAACCTCCTCAAGCAGGCGATGAACAAGGCCGATTAACAAATGCAGCGTTAGGAAGTATTTCAGAACGGAATTTAGCGATCGCTCAAGTTGTTAGTGAAGTTGCAGCAGAAATTGGCCATACACCCTCACAGGTAGCATTAGCTTGGTTACTAGCTCAAAGTGGTGTGATTATTCCCATAATTGGGGCACGTAAATTAACGCAGTTTCAAGATAACTTAGCTTCAATAGAAGTCAGCCTCTCGCCAGAACATTTGCAACGCTTAGATGAAATTAGCAAAATTGAACTGGGTTTTCCCCATGACTTTTTGCAGAATGATGTAATTCGCGATCGGCTTTTTGGTGGTACATTTAATACCATAGAAAACCATCACATCTAA
- a CDS encoding Uma2 family endonuclease, with protein sequence MTYTSSKVLTFEEFIAQYGDNTRYELIDGQLRDMEPTGLHEAVAGSIAGRIYVEIFNSNFNWLIPKTCLIKPPAAEATALRPDVIVLDKAELSKEPLWSKEPIICNGSTIKLVAEVVSTNWQDDYARKVEEYAFLNIPEYWIVDFRGLGGLQFIGNPKQPTFTVCQLVNGVYQQQQYHLGDTISSELLPNLQLKLDDIMPI encoded by the coding sequence ATGACCTACACTTCATCCAAAGTACTGACTTTTGAAGAATTTATAGCTCAATATGGTGATAATACACGCTACGAATTAATCGATGGACAGCTAAGAGATATGGAACCTACAGGACTACATGAAGCTGTTGCAGGTAGTATTGCTGGTAGAATCTATGTCGAAATTTTTAATTCTAATTTTAACTGGCTAATCCCAAAAACCTGTCTTATTAAACCACCTGCTGCTGAAGCCACAGCACTGCGTCCTGATGTAATTGTTTTAGATAAAGCTGAACTTAGTAAAGAACCGCTATGGTCAAAAGAACCTATTATTTGTAACGGCAGTACAATCAAACTTGTTGCTGAAGTTGTTAGCACTAACTGGCAAGATGATTATGCCAGGAAAGTAGAAGAATACGCTTTTCTTAATATTCCAGAATACTGGATTGTTGACTTTCGTGGCTTAGGTGGCTTGCAATTTATCGGCAATCCTAAACAACCCACCTTTACCGTTTGTCAGTTAGTCAACGGTGTTTACCAGCAACAACAATATCATTTAGGAGATACTATTTCTTCTGAGCTATTGCCAAATTTACAACTTAAGCTTGACGATATCATGCCTATTTAA
- a CDS encoding thiol-disulfide oxidoreductase DCC family protein, translating to MNYYVIYDGNCNLCVTLVQLLETLDKGKLFRYAPMQDEQTLLQWGITAQDCEQGMILIDGNEPQRRWQGSNAAEEIGRLLPVGSVFVDAYRALPGMKWAGDRFYEQIRDNRYTIFGKRSNTYESSYCVDGSCKPI from the coding sequence ATGAACTACTACGTAATCTACGACGGAAATTGTAATCTCTGCGTTACTTTAGTGCAATTGCTAGAAACCTTAGACAAGGGAAAGTTATTTCGCTACGCTCCCATGCAAGATGAGCAGACACTTTTACAGTGGGGAATTACAGCCCAAGATTGTGAACAGGGGATGATTTTAATTGATGGCAATGAACCTCAGAGACGTTGGCAAGGTAGTAACGCAGCTGAAGAAATTGGGCGATTATTGCCAGTAGGAAGTGTATTTGTAGACGCTTATCGAGCCTTACCGGGGATGAAATGGGCAGGCGATCGCTTTTACGAACAAATCCGCGATAATCGCTACACCATATTTGGTAAGCGTTCTAATACTTATGAATCGTCTTACTGCGTAGATGGTAGCTGCAAACCAATTTAA
- the treZ gene encoding malto-oligosyltrehalose trehalohydrolase — translation MRIGANYLGNGECEFTVWSPLLDSVTVKTLTPQEQVIPLKPQSEGYWHAKVNDVYPGTLYRYVLNGQDAFADPASQYQPEGVHGPSQIVDHQFEWTDEEWTGIPVESMIFYELHVGTFTPEGTFTAIISRLPELRELGINAIEIMPIAQFPGDTHIEASLAYRNWGYDGVYPYAVQNSYGSPAELKQLVNACHQNNIAVVLDVVYNHFGPEGNYMSQFAPYFTKTYKTPWGEALNFDDAHSQGVRNYFIENALYWLREFHIDALRLDAIQAIYDLGAKHFLWELAEAVHHFSQQGQKWKRHLIAESDLNNPQIIRPAELGGYGLDAQWSDDFHHSLHALLTGDRQGYYQDFGQTAQLAKAYEDTFVYDWKYAPHRKRFHGISCRDRNLSQFAICIQNHDQIGNQMKGERLTQRISFEGLKLAAGAVLLSPNLPLLFMGEEYGETAPFIYFVSHSDPDLIQAVRAGRKQEFEAFHYADDPPDPESAETFLKSKLNWQLRHEGNHKVLWDWYRQLINLRKTHPALLNQDRNFIEATSDEDKQVVIVRRWCESSELIFVMNFNSSPVTVTLPFEQNANKLLDSADTSWSGVGSEADEHLSAGKEVKLQPTSLVLYEKA, via the coding sequence GTGAGAATTGGTGCTAACTACTTGGGTAATGGAGAATGTGAATTTACAGTTTGGTCGCCGCTATTAGATAGCGTCACTGTAAAAACTTTGACACCACAGGAGCAGGTTATTCCCCTCAAGCCTCAGTCTGAGGGATACTGGCACGCGAAAGTGAATGATGTGTATCCAGGCACGCTTTATCGGTATGTTTTGAATGGTCAAGACGCTTTTGCCGATCCTGCGTCGCAGTATCAACCGGAAGGAGTGCATGGCCCGTCTCAAATTGTCGATCATCAGTTTGAGTGGACAGATGAAGAGTGGACTGGTATCCCTGTGGAGTCGATGATTTTCTACGAACTGCATGTTGGGACATTCACACCTGAAGGAACTTTCACCGCCATCATTTCTCGTCTACCGGAACTTAGGGAACTGGGAATTAATGCGATAGAAATCATGCCTATTGCTCAGTTTCCGGGAGACACCCATATTGAAGCGTCTCTGGCATATCGCAACTGGGGCTATGATGGCGTTTACCCTTATGCCGTTCAAAATTCTTATGGTAGCCCAGCCGAACTGAAGCAACTGGTAAATGCTTGCCATCAAAATAATATCGCTGTGGTGTTGGATGTGGTGTATAACCACTTTGGGCCAGAAGGCAACTATATGAGTCAGTTCGCCCCCTACTTCACTAAAACCTATAAAACCCCTTGGGGCGAAGCGCTGAATTTCGATGATGCCCATAGTCAGGGTGTGCGAAATTATTTTATTGAAAATGCGCTTTACTGGTTGCGCGAGTTCCACATTGACGCATTGCGGCTTGATGCTATTCAAGCAATTTATGATTTGGGGGCGAAGCATTTCTTGTGGGAACTGGCGGAAGCAGTTCATCATTTCTCACAACAAGGGCAAAAATGGAAACGCCATTTAATTGCCGAAAGTGACTTGAATAATCCGCAAATCATTCGTCCAGCAGAATTGGGTGGATATGGTCTTGATGCCCAATGGAGCGATGATTTTCACCATTCATTGCACGCACTCTTGACAGGCGATCGCCAAGGATATTATCAAGATTTTGGGCAAACTGCTCAGTTGGCAAAAGCTTATGAAGATACTTTTGTCTACGATTGGAAGTACGCACCACACCGCAAGCGATTTCATGGTATATCTTGCCGCGATCGCAATTTATCACAGTTTGCAATCTGCATTCAGAATCACGATCAAATCGGCAATCAAATGAAAGGAGAACGCCTCACTCAGAGGATCTCTTTTGAAGGATTGAAGTTAGCTGCTGGTGCTGTGCTGCTTTCGCCTAATTTACCCCTGTTATTTATGGGTGAGGAATATGGAGAAACTGCACCCTTCATTTATTTTGTCAGTCACTCCGATCCCGATTTAATTCAAGCAGTTCGAGCCGGACGCAAACAAGAATTTGAAGCATTCCACTATGCAGACGATCCCCCAGATCCCGAATCGGCAGAAACTTTCCTAAAGTCTAAACTCAATTGGCAATTACGTCATGAAGGAAATCATAAAGTTCTGTGGGATTGGTATCGTCAGTTAATTAATTTACGCAAGACGCATCCAGCACTTTTAAATCAAGACCGCAATTTCATCGAAGCAACTAGCGATGAAGACAAACAGGTGGTTATTGTACGTCGTTGGTGCGAATCAAGTGAACTAATATTTGTGATGAATTTCAATTCTTCTCCAGTGACGGTAACTCTGCCGTTTGAGCAAAATGCTAATAAATTGTTAGACTCTGCTGATACCTCATGGTCTGGGGTTGGTTCTGAAGCAGATGAACATCTGTCTGCGGGAAAAGAAGTGAAATTGCAACCTACTAGTTTAGTACTGTATGAAAAAGCATGA